Sequence from the Brevundimonas sp. SGAir0440 genome:
CCCGCCCCTTCAGGCTTCCGGCGACGATCCGCATCAGGCGGCTCCGCCGAAGCGGCGTCCGACCCACACCCGGCCGGCGATCAGCAGCCCCAGCGCCAGCGCCGTCACGGCCGCCAGCAGCCCGACGCCTCTCGCCATCAGGAAGAAGCTCAGCGCGCAGGCCAGCCCCGGCATCAGGGCATGGGTCACGACCACCGTGGCGCGCACCGCCCAATGCGGCCGCGGCCGGATCGCATCGGTGACGAAGGCGGCCCAGCCATAGGCGCCGGCGTGCATCACGCCGACCAGGGCCACCAGGCTCAGATAGATCCAGGCCCCCTCTCCGTTGCGCGGCTGTTCGTAGAGCAGGGTCGTGGCGAACGGCATCAGCACCACCCCGGCCAGGGCCAACATGTTGAAGATCATGACCCCGTTGCTGAAGCCGATCATGCGGGCGAACACTCGCCGGTGCGTGTTCCAGAAGACGCCGATGATGGCGAAGCTCAGCGCAAAGGCCGTGAACATCGGCCACCGCTCGGCCCACAGGCTGGCCCACTGTCCGTTCCAGCCTTCGGGCACATGCAGTTCGATGGCCAGCAGGGTGATGGCGATGGCGAACACCCCGTCCGAGAACAGCAGCAGCCGCTCCAGGCTGTGATCGCCCTTCGCCGGGCTCAGGTCCGCTGTCGTCGTCGTCGTCATCGCCATTCCCCCTGTCGCAACCCTTGCCGTCAATCCCGCGACGGCGCGAACTGCGCCCATAGCTCGTCCGTCGTCAGGCGCGGCCGTTCGCCCGCCAGCGCATAGGTCGCCGGCTTGCTCTCGATGCAGAACTCGTCCTCAAGGACAAAGGCCGCCGGATCGTCGAACGCCTGGGCCGAGACCATGGTGATCGCCCCGTCGTTTGAGCGCCAGAACAGGCCGGTCCCGCAGGCGGGGCAGAACTGCCGCGTCGCCCACTCGGACGAGACATAGGTCGCCACCTCGCCCGTGACCGCGACGCTGTCGCCGCAGTCGACGCTGAACAGGATGCCGCCCGACTGCCGCCGGCAGGTCGGGCAGTGGCAGGCGTGCATCCCGCCGTTCGGCGTCGCAGTGAAGGTGACGGCGCCGCACAGGCACCGCCCTGTCGAAATCGTCATCGCTCAGTCCCCGGCGGCGATCCTCAGCGCGGCGTGCGCGGCTTGCCGCCGGGTCCGCGTCCGCTGGTTCCAGACGGACCGGCCGGCTTGCCGCCGCCCGTGCGAGGCTTGAAGTCGCGGCCGCCGCTCGGCTTGCCGCCAAGGCCCCCGGCGCGAGGGCCGGAACCGGCGCGTCCCGTCGGCTTGGCGCCGGGCTTGCCGCGCCGATCGTCGATGAACTGGTCTTCGCGCGGCTTGAAGGCGCGCTTGGGCCGATCTCCATCCCTCACGGAGTTGGCCTCACGCGCCGGGCGGTCGCCGGCGGGCGCGGTGCGTTCGCGCGGCTTGAAGGTCTTGGAATGCTCGAACTTGGGCGCGGCCTTGGCCCAGCCTTCCTTCTTGGGAGGACGCTCGCGGCGCTCGACCGCAACCGCCTGGGCCGTCTCGGCGGCGCGGACGCGGCTAGGCTTGCGCGACGGATCCGACATGGCCGAACCCGACCGGCCCTTGACGATGGGCGTCGAGACCCGACGGCCGGGGATGGGCGCGGGCGTCTCGACCGTATTGCCGGTCGGCAGGTTCTCGGGCCGGATGTAGTCGGCCAGCAGCTCGCGGATCACGCGCGGCCCGACCTCTTCCACCGACCCGACCGGCAGCACGTCCAGGCGGAATGGGCCGTAGGCAAGGCGGATCAGCCGGTTGACCGTCAGGCCGACGGACTCCAGCACCTTCCTGACCTCGCGGTTCTTGCCCTCGGTGATCGACACCGAGATCCACAGGTTCGCCGGCGCCTTGCCGTCTTCGGACTTGGACTCCTTGGCCTTGTCCAGCTTGGCCTCGATGGGGCCATAGGAGACGCCGTCCACGACCACGCCGTCCTTCAGCGCGTCCAACTGCTCCTGGGTGATCTTGCCCCGCGCCCGCGCCCGGTACTGACGCACCAGCGAGGTCGAGGGCAGCTCAAGCGCCCGGCTCAGCTCGCCGTCGTTGGTCAGCAGCAGCAGGCCTTCGGTCGCCAGGTCCAGCCGCCCGACCGAAATCACGCGCGGCAGACCGGCCGGCAGGGCGTCGAACACCGTCGGGCGACCCGTCGGATCGCTGTGGCTGGTCAACAGGCCCGCCGGCTTGTGATAGCGCCAGACACGCGTCGCCTGCGCCCCGCCGATCGGCTTGCCGTCCACGGTGATGACGTCGTCGCGCGTCACCAGCGTCGCGGGCGTATCCAGGATGCGGCCGTTGACCGCCACCTTGCCCAGACCGATCAGCCGTTCGACCTCGCGGCGCGAGGCGATGCCGGCGCGGGCCATGGTCTTGGCGATTCGCTCGGCGCGCAGAGGCGTCTCAGGCGTCTTGGACTTGCCGTCCTTGCCGCCCTTATCGGTGCGGGGCCGGTCGCTGCGCGGCTTGTCGCTGCGGGGGCGGTCGGCCTTGTCGCCGAACCGCTTGGCGCCGTCTTCGCGAGGGCCGCGCGGCTTGTCGCCGAATGATCTCGTCCCGTCGCCGCTCTTGCGGGGACCGGAGGATTTAAAGGGCCGGGGCGACCGTTCGTCTTGACGGGCGCGGGGCTTCTTGTCGTTGTCGTCTGTATGGCGGACCATGATGAGCGGTTCATGCGCATGGCGCTGGACCAAGCGCAAGCGGCGGCGGACGCAGGAGAGGTGCCCGTGGGCGCAATTCTTGTCGATCCTGCCTCAGGTAAGGTAATTTCGACCGGCGCGAACGGTCCGATTGCGGCTCGCGACCCCACCGCCCATGCCGAGATCGTCGCCATGCGGCGCGCGGCGACGGCGCTGGACAACTACCGCCTGACCGGCCTGACCCTGTATGTGACGCTGGAGCCCTGCGCCATGTGCGCCGGCGCCATCAGCCACGCCCGCATCGGCCGCGTCGTCTGGGCCGCCGACGATCCCAAGGGCGGCGCCGTCATCCATGGCCCGCGCCTGTTCGAACAACCCACCTGCCACTGGCGTCCCAGCACGGACTCAGGCCTTCTGGCGGACGAGGCGTCGTCGCTGCTGAAATCCTTCTTCCGTCAAAGACGGGGAACGGCGACAGGCGGCGCACGTTAAAACGCCGCGAAAAGCTGCGCCGTTGGGCGGGGCCGTGGAGGGAGAAGACCTTGTTCAAGCCGGATCTGCCGCAGCCGATCGTGTTCAGCGGCCTGGCCGCCCTGGCCCTCCTCACCGCCTGCGGCGCCGACCCCGACAAGGCGCCGCGCACCGGCGACGAGGTCAAAGAACGCGCCATCCAGGCCCAGTCCGCCCGCCAGCGCACCGGCGCCGAAATCCAGGACCGCACCCTGAACCGCGTCGTCCACACCGTCTATCTTTGCGACAACGGCGAGCGCCTGTCGGTCGACTTCGACAACCCGCGCCAGATGGCCACCATCCGCAACTCGTCCGGCGAGGCCATCGACCTGTATCAGGAGCGCGCCGCCGACGGCATCTGGTACCGCGCCTCCAACGTCGAGCTGCGCGGCAAGGGCGTCCTCGCCACCTGGTCGGTCGAAGGCCGTCAGCCAACGGAATGCCGGGCGGTAGACTAAGCGAAGGCCGCTAATCGGCGGTCCAGTCTCTCGCGCACCTCGGCCCAGTCGTCGTCGATGACGGCGAACATGGCGGTGTCGCGCGCCCGGCCGGTCCAGGTGATCTTGTGCTTCCTCAGCACGCCTTCGGCCTTGGCGCCCAGCTTCAGGATGGCGGCCTGGCTGTGGGGGTTGACGGCGTCGGTGATGATCTCGACCCGCACAGCGCCCGCGTCGAAGGCATGCCCCAGCAACAGCCGCTTGCAGGCCGGGTTGATCACCCCGCCCCGCGCCTCGGGCCGATAGAAGGTCGAGCCGATCTCGCAGCGGCGATAGGCCGGGTTGATCTCATACAGGCTGGTCGTCCCGACCACCGCCCCGTCCGAGCGTCGCCGCACCGCATAGGCGATCCGCGTCTGCGCCTGCATCGCCGCCAGCGCAGCCTTCCACCAGGCCTCGAAATGATCGCCATGGGCAGGGGCGACCATGATATCCCAGGCCTCGGGATCGCAATCCAGCGCGGCCTTGACGTCGGCTTCCAGTCCTTCCTCGAACGGCTCCAGCCGCACGAAGCGATCCTCCAGAGCAACCGAGGCGATTCGCATCACGCGGTCGCGCCTTCCTTGGTCAGGAAGGCCCGCACCTTGGCCGCATCGACGCCCTTGGCGACGAAGGCCTGGCCGATGCCGCGCGTCAGGATCAGGGTCAGCGCCCCGCCCTCGGCCTTTTTGTCGCCCGCCATCAGGGCCAGCAGACGGTCGGCCGAGAACGATCCCGCCTGATCCAGCCGGGTGGGCAGCCCAGCCGCCGCGACCACCGCCTCGACCCGTTCGACATCGTCTGCCGAACACAGCTCCTCGGCCGCCGAATATCGGAAGGCCATGCAGCAGCCGAGCGCCACCGCCTCGCCGTGCGCCAGCGCCCCTTCGTCGAAGCCGACCTCGGTCTCGATCGCATGGCCGAAGGTGTGACCCAGGTTCAGCAGGGCGCGCAGCCCCGCCTCCTTCTCGTCCTCGCCGACCACCGCGCTCTTGATCTCGACCGAGCGGATCACCGCCCGTTCCAGCGCAGCCGGATCGCCTTTGGCGCCCGCAGCCCCCTCGCCCGCCAGCCAATCGAAGAAGGCCGCGTCGCAGATCAGCCCGTGTTTCAGCACCTCGGCCCAGCCGGACCTCACCTGACGTTCCGGCAGCGTCGCCAGCACGTCGATATCCGCCAGCACCAGACGCGGCTGATGAAAGGCGCCGACCAAGTTCTTGCCACGCGGCGTATCGATGGCCGTCTTGCCGCCGACGGACGAGTCGACCTGGGCCAGCAGGGTCGTCGGAATCTGCACGAAGTCTATGCCGCGCATGAACAGGGCCGCCGCCAGACCGGCCAGATCGCCGACGACCCCGCCGCCCAAGGCGATGACCACATCCTTGCGATCCAGACCGATCTCCAGCAGCCGGTCCAGCACGCGTTCCAGCTCGGCGAAGGACTTGGAGCCCTCGCCCGCCGGCACCGCCACGATTTCGCTGGTCACGCCCGCCGCCGTCAGCGACGCGGTCAGGGTATCGGCGTGGATGCCCGCAACCGTCTCGTCGGTGACGATGACCGTCCGCCCGTTGGCCAACGGCGTGATGTGTGCGCCAGCCTGCGCCAGCAGCCCGCGTCTCACAACGACGTCATAGGCGGCAAAGGCCCCGCCGCTGACCGGAATGATCGTCATTGCGGGGTCTCCGTGCGTCGTCTTTGGCGCCAGTGTCGGCGCAGGTTCTTGTGAATGGCGTCCACTGCCTGGCCGTGCGAGCCCTGCCCGACGTCCACGGCAACATCGGCCTCGCCATAGATGGGATAGCGCGCCTCGGCCAAGCCGGTCAGCACCTCCAGCGGATCCTTGCCGCGCAGCAGGGGCCGCGTGTCGCGGCGCGCCACCCGTTCCGCGATGACCGCCAGATCGGCCCTCAGCCAGACGGTGTCGGCCTTGGACTTCAGCAGCGCCCGCGTCTCCGGGTTCATCATCGCCCCGCCGCCGGTCGCCAGCACGATGGGCGGCCCCTCCAGCAGCCGGCGGATCACCCGCGCCTCGCCCGCGCGGAACTCGGCCTCGCCCAGGGCGGCGAAGATTTCTGACACCGTCATCCCGGCCGCCGCCTCGATCTCTACATCCCCGTCCGCAAACGGCAGTCGCAGCCGATTGGCCAGCCGACGACCGACCGACGATTTGCCCACCCCCATCAGGCCGACCAGGGCTATGGTGCGGGTCGGACCCGGATTCGCGCGCCGCCTCATCCGGCGGCTCCGGCGGAACTGTCGGTCGAGAGGAAGGCGAAGGCAGCGGCGCGGGCAGGCATGATCCAGAAAACCTCTACACCAAGCCTGACCCTGCGCCAGTCGTTCAGGCTGCGGATCGCCGCATGACGCCCCAGATCGAGGCCTTTCTGGAGATGATGGCGGTCGAACGCGACGCCTCGCCCCATACGCTGTCCGCCTATGGCCGCGATCTGGCGGACGCGGAGATGGCGCTGTCGGACGCCGGCGGACTGATGAAGGCCGACGCCGAAGCGGTCGAGGCTTGGTTCGCGGACCTGTCGCGGCGCGGTCTATCCGCCGCCACCGCCGCCCGTCGCCGCTCCTCCGCGCGCCAGTTCTACCGCTTCGCCCTGGCCGAGGGGTGGCGCACCGACGACCCTTCGCGCCGCCTCGACGCCCCCAAACAGGGCCGGTCCCTGCCCAAGGTGTTGAGCCGCGCCGAGATCGGCGCCCTGCTGGCCGCCTCGGCCGCCCGTGACGCGGCGGCGGGCCTGCGCCTGGTCGCCCTGGTCGAGATGGCCTACGCCTCCGGCCTGCGCGTGTCCGAACTGCTGGGGCTGAAAGTCGAGGCCGTTCGGCGCGACCCCGCCTATCTGATCGTGCGCGGCAAGGGCGGCAAGGATCGGCTCGCCCCCCTCAACGCCGCCGCCCGCGAAGCGATCAAGGCCTGGCTCGTCGCGCGCGACGCCAGACGCAAGCCTGAGGCCCCCGACAGTCCCTGGCTGTTCCCCTCCTCCGGCCGCACGGGCCACTTAACCCCACGCCGTTTCGCTCAACTGCTGGACGAGGCGGCGATCACGGCCGGCATCGACCCCGCCCGCGTCAGCCCCCACGTCCTGCGCCACGCCTTCGCCACCCACCTGCTTGAAGGCGGCGCCGACCTACGCGTCGTCCAGACCCTGCTGGGCCACGTCGATATCGCCACGACCCAGATCTACACCCACGTCGCCACCGACCGCCTGGCTCAGGTCGTCCACCAAAACCACCCCTTGGCGCGCGACGACTGATGGCGCATATTCCGGCTATGGCTGAAGAGTTCTACGTCAAGGCGATCTGGGATCCCGAGGCAGGAGTCTGGTGCAGCGAGTCGAATATCGTCGGGCTGGTGCTGGAAACGGCGACACTCGGTGAGTTCGAGAACCTCGCTCGCCATTTCGCGCCTGAGCTTCTGGCGGAAAATCTCGGCATTCATGGCGCTGTCCCAGTGCGGTTCGAAGCGGCTGGTGGATTTGACGTGATCGCTGCGTG
This genomic interval carries:
- the tadA gene encoding tRNA adenosine(34) deaminase TadA, which gives rise to MRMALDQAQAAADAGEVPVGAILVDPASGKVISTGANGPIAARDPTAHAEIVAMRRAATALDNYRLTGLTLYVTLEPCAMCAGAISHARIGRVVWAADDPKGGAVIHGPRLFEQPTCHWRPSTDSGLLADEASSLLKSFFRQRRGTATGGAR
- a CDS encoding site-specific tyrosine recombinase XerD, producing the protein MTPQIEAFLEMMAVERDASPHTLSAYGRDLADAEMALSDAGGLMKADAEAVEAWFADLSRRGLSAATAARRRSSARQFYRFALAEGWRTDDPSRRLDAPKQGRSLPKVLSRAEIGALLAASAARDAAAGLRLVALVEMAYASGLRVSELLGLKVEAVRRDPAYLIVRGKGGKDRLAPLNAAAREAIKAWLVARDARRKPEAPDSPWLFPSSGRTGHLTPRRFAQLLDEAAITAGIDPARVSPHVLRHAFATHLLEGGADLRVVQTLLGHVDIATTQIYTHVATDRLAQVVHQNHPLARDD
- a CDS encoding GFA family protein; amino-acid sequence: MTISTGRCLCGAVTFTATPNGGMHACHCPTCRRQSGGILFSVDCGDSVAVTGEVATYVSSEWATRQFCPACGTGLFWRSNDGAITMVSAQAFDDPAAFVLEDEFCIESKPATYALAGERPRLTTDELWAQFAPSRD
- a CDS encoding pseudouridine synthase codes for the protein MVRHTDDNDKKPRARQDERSPRPFKSSGPRKSGDGTRSFGDKPRGPREDGAKRFGDKADRPRSDKPRSDRPRTDKGGKDGKSKTPETPLRAERIAKTMARAGIASRREVERLIGLGKVAVNGRILDTPATLVTRDDVITVDGKPIGGAQATRVWRYHKPAGLLTSHSDPTGRPTVFDALPAGLPRVISVGRLDLATEGLLLLTNDGELSRALELPSTSLVRQYRARARGKITQEQLDALKDGVVVDGVSYGPIEAKLDKAKESKSEDGKAPANLWISVSITEGKNREVRKVLESVGLTVNRLIRLAYGPFRLDVLPVGSVEEVGPRVIRELLADYIRPENLPTGNTVETPAPIPGRRVSTPIVKGRSGSAMSDPSRKPSRVRAAETAQAVAVERRERPPKKEGWAKAAPKFEHSKTFKPRERTAPAGDRPAREANSVRDGDRPKRAFKPREDQFIDDRRGKPGAKPTGRAGSGPRAGGLGGKPSGGRDFKPRTGGGKPAGPSGTSGRGPGGKPRTPR
- a CDS encoding DUF1902 domain-containing protein encodes the protein MAHIPAMAEEFYVKAIWDPEAGVWCSESNIVGLVLETATLGEFENLARHFAPELLAENLGIHGAVPVRFEAAGGFDVIAA
- a CDS encoding MliC family protein, whose translation is MFKPDLPQPIVFSGLAALALLTACGADPDKAPRTGDEVKERAIQAQSARQRTGAEIQDRTLNRVVHTVYLCDNGERLSVDFDNPRQMATIRNSSGEAIDLYQERAADGIWYRASNVELRGKGVLATWSVEGRQPTECRAVD
- a CDS encoding shikimate kinase, which codes for MRRRANPGPTRTIALVGLMGVGKSSVGRRLANRLRLPFADGDVEIEAAAGMTVSEIFAALGEAEFRAGEARVIRRLLEGPPIVLATGGGAMMNPETRALLKSKADTVWLRADLAVIAERVARRDTRPLLRGKDPLEVLTGLAEARYPIYGEADVAVDVGQGSHGQAVDAIHKNLRRHWRQRRRTETPQ
- a CDS encoding GNAT family N-acetyltransferase, with the protein product MRIASVALEDRFVRLEPFEEGLEADVKAALDCDPEAWDIMVAPAHGDHFEAWWKAALAAMQAQTRIAYAVRRRSDGAVVGTTSLYEINPAYRRCEIGSTFYRPEARGGVINPACKRLLLGHAFDAGAVRVEIITDAVNPHSQAAILKLGAKAEGVLRKHKITWTGRARDTAMFAVIDDDWAEVRERLDRRLAAFA
- the aroB gene encoding 3-dehydroquinate synthase; protein product: MTIIPVSGGAFAAYDVVVRRGLLAQAGAHITPLANGRTVIVTDETVAGIHADTLTASLTAAGVTSEIVAVPAGEGSKSFAELERVLDRLLEIGLDRKDVVIALGGGVVGDLAGLAAALFMRGIDFVQIPTTLLAQVDSSVGGKTAIDTPRGKNLVGAFHQPRLVLADIDVLATLPERQVRSGWAEVLKHGLICDAAFFDWLAGEGAAGAKGDPAALERAVIRSVEIKSAVVGEDEKEAGLRALLNLGHTFGHAIETEVGFDEGALAHGEAVALGCCMAFRYSAAEELCSADDVERVEAVVAAAGLPTRLDQAGSFSADRLLALMAGDKKAEGGALTLILTRGIGQAFVAKGVDAAKVRAFLTKEGATA
- a CDS encoding TMEM175 family protein; the protein is MTTTTTADLSPAKGDHSLERLLLFSDGVFAIAITLLAIELHVPEGWNGQWASLWAERWPMFTAFALSFAIIGVFWNTHRRVFARMIGFSNGVMIFNMLALAGVVLMPFATTLLYEQPRNGEGAWIYLSLVALVGVMHAGAYGWAAFVTDAIRPRPHWAVRATVVVTHALMPGLACALSFFLMARGVGLLAAVTALALGLLIAGRVWVGRRFGGAA